The genome window ATTACGCCAAGCTGGAACAATGAAAGCTATAAAATAAAAGCCAGCAATCAGGCAAAATGGGAGATTCTAATTCCGACTCCAAAAGAAGGAGGGCCGTATACTATTACGATAAAAGGATATAATGAAGTAGTACTGAAAAACATTCTGATTGGTGAAGTCTGGATTTGTTCGGGGCAGTCTAATATGGAAATGAGCGCCAGCTGGGGAATCGAGAATGGCGATGAAGCTGTAAAAAATGCTTCAAATCCGAACATAAGACTTTTTTTGGTTCCAAAATTAACGGCTGTAACTCCACAGAATAATATATCAGGAAACTGGACTGAATGCTCACCTGAGACTATGAAATATTTTAGCGCAGTAGCCTATTTTTTTGGAAAACGACTGCAGGAAGAATTGAAGAACGTACCAATTGGTTTAATTTCATCGAACTGGGGAGGAACGCCAGCAGAAATCTGGATGCCGGAAGAAGTGATTCAAAATGATGCTGTTTTATTGGAATCTGCTAAGACACGTAAAGAAGAAAGTTACGGTCCCAATCAGCCGGGACGTGCTTTTAATGCAATGATTTATCCATTGACAAAATTTAAAATCGCTGGGGCATTGTGGTATCAGGGAGAAAGCAATGTGGGATCTGAGGTTTATGATAAAACGCTTTCTGCTTTAATCACGTCTTGGAGAAAACTATGGAATTATGATTTCCCATTTTACTATGTTCAGATTGCACCTTATAAATATGGAGAAAATCATTTCAGCGGAACGATTGTCCGCAATTCACAGCGAAAAGTTTTACAGGAAGTTCCAAATACAGGAATGGCTGTAACCAGTGATATTTCACCTACTGATGATATTCATCCAAAAGATAAAAAATCAGTGGGAATACGCTTGGCGAATCTGGCTTTGGCAAATACTTATAAAACGAACACAGCATTAGTAAACGGACCGCTTTATAAAGGAATCACAATCGATAAAAATAAAGTGACAGTTACTTTTGATTATGCCGATGGATTATATTTTAAAGATAAAAAGGCCGAAATGTTTGAAGTTGCAGGAGCTGATAATGTGTTTTATAAGGCAAATGCAGTTATAAAAAATAATGCTGTAGTACTGCATTCTGATCAGGTAAAAAAACCGGTGAAAGCTCGTTATGCTTGGAAAAATACCGATCAGGCAGCACTTTTTAATAAGGCCAATTTGCCTGCTTCGTCTTTTATAACGGAATAATTTCAAATTATGGAAGTATAAAAGCCCCATTTGTTTTAGTTTTTGCAACATCTGTTTTAGTCAAAAGAGAATTAGAAAAGTAAATTGCTCCCTGTTTTTTTATGATATTTTTTTAATCCTCATTTTAATTGGGTAAGAAAAAAATGTCTTGAAATCCGTGAAGCTGCGTGGTCACGCCCAGATAGTTTGAGCAGAAAAGCTGGTCTTTTTAAATATGATGTTGCAAAAAATAATCCTTAACTCTTAAAATGAAAAAAAAAATTACTGCGGGGATTTTTACCCTGATTACAATTGGAACTATGAATGCACAAAAATTACCTCATTTAGATAAAACTAAACCTGTTGAAGAACGTGTTGATCTGCTGCTGAAGCAAATGACACTGGAAGAGAAAGCGGGGCAGATGAATCAGTATAATGGATTTTGGGAAGTAACAGGGCCAGCACCAAAAGGCGGGACTGCCGAGCTGAAATATGAGCATCTGCGCAAAGGATTAGTTGGATCGATGCTGACGGTTCGCGGTGTAAAAAATGTACGCGCGGTTCAAAAAATTGCTGTCGAAGAAACCCGATTGGGGATTCCGCTGATCATTGGTTTTGATGTGATTCACGGGTATAAAACGTTGAGTCCTATTCCGCTGGCAGAATCGGCTAGCTGGGATCTGGAAGCGATTAAAAAATCGGCGGTTATTGCGGCAGATGAGGCTTCGGCATCGGGAATAAACTGGACTTTTGGTCCTAATGTAGATGTTGCCAATGATGCCCGATGGGGGCGTGTGATGGAAGGGGCAGGCGAGGATCCGTATTTGGGAAGTAAAATTGCAGCTGCGAGAGTAAAAGGTTTTCAAGGGGAAACAATAGCCGATTTGGCAAAAGTGAATACAATTGCCGCTTGTGCAAAACATTTTGCTGCCTACGGTTATGTTGAGGCAGGATTGGAATATAACATTGTGGATATCAGTAATTCTAAATTGTACAATTCGGTTTTGCCACCGTTTAAGGCGACTGTAGATGCAGGTGTCCGTACGTTTATGAATTCCTTTAATACACTGAATGGAATTCCGGCTACAGGAAATGTGTTTTTGCAAAGAGATATTCTGAAAGGAAAGTGGAAGTTTGATGGTTTTGTAATTTCAGATTATGCTTCGATACGTGAGATGATTGCACATGGCTATGCCAAAGATGAGGAAGATGCCGCTTTGAAAGGAGTTGTTGCAGGATCGGATATGGATATGGAATCCTATCTGTATGTTGCAAAACTGGTTGATTTGGTCAAAGAAGGAAAAGTTAAAGAAGCATTGGTTGATGATGCTGTCCGCAGAATTTTGCGTGTGAAATTTGAATTGGGATTATTTGATGATCCGTACAGATATTGTGACGAAAAACGCGAAAAAGAATCCATTGGAAACAAGGCTCATGTTGAAGGCGTTTTGGATATGGCCAAAAAGTCCATTGTGTTGCTTAAGAATGATAAAAATTTGCTGCCTTTGAAAAAATCA of Flavobacterium marginilacus contains these proteins:
- a CDS encoding sialate O-acetylesterase; its protein translation is MKNKLIVFVLFLILSNTASANVTLPNIFSDNMVLQRNSEVLFWGFANPQEEVVITPSWNNESYKIKASNQAKWEILIPTPKEGGPYTITIKGYNEVVLKNILIGEVWICSGQSNMEMSASWGIENGDEAVKNASNPNIRLFLVPKLTAVTPQNNISGNWTECSPETMKYFSAVAYFFGKRLQEELKNVPIGLISSNWGGTPAEIWMPEEVIQNDAVLLESAKTRKEESYGPNQPGRAFNAMIYPLTKFKIAGALWYQGESNVGSEVYDKTLSALITSWRKLWNYDFPFYYVQIAPYKYGENHFSGTIVRNSQRKVLQEVPNTGMAVTSDISPTDDIHPKDKKSVGIRLANLALANTYKTNTALVNGPLYKGITIDKNKVTVTFDYADGLYFKDKKAEMFEVAGADNVFYKANAVIKNNAVVLHSDQVKKPVKARYAWKNTDQAALFNKANLPASSFITE
- the bglX gene encoding beta-glucosidase BglX, with amino-acid sequence MKKKITAGIFTLITIGTMNAQKLPHLDKTKPVEERVDLLLKQMTLEEKAGQMNQYNGFWEVTGPAPKGGTAELKYEHLRKGLVGSMLTVRGVKNVRAVQKIAVEETRLGIPLIIGFDVIHGYKTLSPIPLAESASWDLEAIKKSAVIAADEASASGINWTFGPNVDVANDARWGRVMEGAGEDPYLGSKIAAARVKGFQGETIADLAKVNTIAACAKHFAAYGYVEAGLEYNIVDISNSKLYNSVLPPFKATVDAGVRTFMNSFNTLNGIPATGNVFLQRDILKGKWKFDGFVISDYASIREMIAHGYAKDEEDAALKGVVAGSDMDMESYLYVAKLVDLVKEGKVKEALVDDAVRRILRVKFELGLFDDPYRYCDEKREKESIGNKAHVEGVLDMAKKSIVLLKNDKNLLPLKKSGQKIALIGALANDKNSPLGSWRIASDDNTAVSVLEGMQQYKDNKLTFEKGADLTVGKTSFLDEVVFNTTDKSGFEAAKKVAKEADVVVMVLGEHGFQSGEGRSRTDLNLPGLQQELLEEIYKVNPNIVLVLNNGRPLSIPWAAEHVPAIVEAWHLGTQTGNAVAQVLYGDYNPSGKLPMSFPRNVGQVPIYYNKYSTGRPANTDKNVFWSHYTDVEKTPQFPFGFGLSYTTFDYKNLKLNKTAFAKGEPVQVSVEVTNSGNYDGKEVVQLYIHDDYASIIRPIKELKGFELVSLKKGETKTVSFTLTDAALGFYDNDGNYLVEPGTFKIMVGGSSDKGLESGFELK